Part of the Natrinema caseinilyticum genome is shown below.
CGCGGCTAGAACCGCTTTCGACCCTCGCCGCGGTGGCTGGCGCGACGGAGTCCGTGACCCTCGGCTCGGCGGTCTACCTGCCCCAGCTTCGGAACCCGGTCCACGTCGCCCATCAGACGGCGACGGTCGACCAGGTGAGCGGCGGTCGCCTCGCACTCGGCGTCGGCGTGGGCGTCGGGTCGGGCGTGGCCACCGAACACGACCAGCTCGACGTCCCCTACGACCGCCGGGGCGCAGTCCTCGACGAGGGACTCGAGATCATCGAGGGGCTCTGGGGCGACGAGCCGGTCTCGGTGGACGGCGAGTTCTTCGAACTCGAAGACGCCGACATCGGAATTCGCCCGTGTGGCAGTCCGCCACCGGTCTACATCGCTTCGGCAACGTTCGACCCCAGAGACGGGTTTCCGCGTCAGATTCGAGACCGCATGGCAGCCAGGGGTGACGGGTGGCTCCCGATCGGCATGTCGGCGGAGATGTACGAAGCCGGAATCGAACGGGCGCGCGAAATCGTCGCCGACGCTGGCCGCGACGCCTCGAGTTTCGACGGTGCCTACTACCAGGACGTCGTGATCGCCGAAACCGAAGCGGCCGCGATCGAGCAGGCACGGACCTTCCTCGAGCGCTACTACCCGTCCTGGGGGGAGCTGAGCGACGACGACGTTCGCAAACGCGGCGCGTTCGGCCCGCCGTCCGTCGTCGCCGACCATCTCGAGCGCTACGCCGACGCCGGCGTGGAGAATTTCGTCACCCGATTTACGGCGTCAGACCAGCGCGAGCAGTTGCAGCGGTTCGCGGACGTCGTGGCCTGAGGCGTGACGCGCCGAGGCGGTCCCGCGGGGCGTCACCGACCGCAGCGAGCGGCGATCGGCGGTCCGGGATGGCCCGCGATCCGGATCGACGCCAGCCCGGTGAGACCCGACAGCGTCGACCGCGCAGCGAGGCGGGAGCCGGATCAGGAGAGGTCGTACACGAACGAGTGACAGTATTTTTCGTACCCCATCCGATTCGTGTAAAACCGGTGGGCGTCGTCGCGCCACAGTCCGGACTCGAGTTCGACCGCTTCGCAGTCGTTCTCGGCGGCCCACTCGTGGACGAACGCGAGGAGGCGTGCCCCGTGGCCCTTCGAGCGTTCTTCGGCGTCCGTCACGAGGTCGTAGACGTACGCGTGCCGACCGAGATAGAAGTTCGTGGAAATCGTCACGCCGGCGACGGCGACCGGTTCGTCGTCGACGAAGAGCGCGAACAGTCGATACCCCTCCGCGCTCATTTCCTCGAGCAAGTCGAGATAGGACTCCTCATCGAGGTGGTCTCGGAGTTGGACGATGATCGGAAACACGTCGCGTCGGTCGGCGTCGGTGGTCACTTCGCGAATGTCTGCCTCGGACATGGGTCAACCTCACGGGGCCGAAGGGTAACTGCATCGGATGCGGCGCGACGGCCGTTTCGACGGATCTCCGGTGTGGCCCGCTCGCACGTGCGGAAACGGCCACGGCCGAGGTCCGAAACGGCACTCGAAGCGGATAAAAACGGTACTCGAGCCGATGCGAGGACGGTATTCGGGACGCGTGTTACGGGAGGCGACCGGTCAGCGCCTCGCTGGCGGGTTCGACCTCGAGTGCCGTTCCGAGCCCCGCCTCTCGCGCCTTCTCGTACAGCATATAGGCGGCCGCGGCCGTCTCGATTCCGGTCCCGCCGCTGTCGAAGACCGTAATATCGTCGTCGCTCGTTCGGCC
Proteins encoded:
- a CDS encoding LLM class flavin-dependent oxidoreductase, with the translated sequence MVSHGFVLPTRGVVLSADDSLEQAARVDSEVIGLARRAEALGFDGVWAGDSVLAKPRLEPLSTLAAVAGATESVTLGSAVYLPQLRNPVHVAHQTATVDQVSGGRLALGVGVGVGSGVATEHDQLDVPYDRRGAVLDEGLEIIEGLWGDEPVSVDGEFFELEDADIGIRPCGSPPPVYIASATFDPRDGFPRQIRDRMAARGDGWLPIGMSAEMYEAGIERAREIVADAGRDASSFDGAYYQDVVIAETEAAAIEQARTFLERYYPSWGELSDDDVRKRGAFGPPSVVADHLERYADAGVENFVTRFTASDQREQLQRFADVVA
- a CDS encoding GNAT family N-acetyltransferase gives rise to the protein MSEADIREVTTDADRRDVFPIIVQLRDHLDEESYLDLLEEMSAEGYRLFALFVDDEPVAVAGVTISTNFYLGRHAYVYDLVTDAEERSKGHGARLLAFVHEWAAENDCEAVELESGLWRDDAHRFYTNRMGYEKYCHSFVYDLS